One window of the Rosa rugosa chromosome 3, drRosRugo1.1, whole genome shotgun sequence genome contains the following:
- the LOC133738793 gene encoding disease resistance protein RPV1-like isoform X2, protein MATQLRASSSLSSVPFSTRSYTHDVFLSFRGEDTRYNFTGHLHRNLVQRGINTFKDDDDLPRGEEISEALLRAIEVSKLSLIVFSEDYASSEYCLDELVHILECRRSKNQMVRPIFYKVDPSDVGQQRGTFGKALAEHERRFEDDKVLRWRAALLEAANLSGWHFSSGYESKFIDIIVEEVSTQLKDRTNLDVAKCPVGINSRLQDMLEILDVRGGDHIRMVGIWGSGGIGKTTIAKAVYNTVAHEFDGSCFLANVREGSEQYGGLVNLQNIILSKIPGGKELKVINVDEGITLLRERLRYKRILLVLDDVDQSDQLEKLAGRPDWFHSGSRVIITTRDRHLLIAHRVSQIYKARGLNRHEACELFLENALMTNRNMDDDERLAVNTTVEYAQGLPLALKVLGSHLCSKPIHRWQALLDGHRRSPLQGIQKILKISYDALEEPEKEIFLHIACFFKYKNKNDVISILEGCGYSNPMSSIEVLEEKALLNVEHSYIFMHDLLEEMGKKIVHEESPKEPGRRSRLWYHNDVLQVLTENTGTRTIEGIMVKMPTADVIRLSPKCFKNMGNLKFFINVNGRFCGRIDYFPKQLRFLDWPNCPLKFLPSDFNMKNLVQLSMPCSRISRFGKEFKSMKNLKSLNLKECKFLAQSPDLSGSPNLESLDLSCTSLKKIHPSVGSLQKLIRLNLAGCSNLVTLPEKVNWRSLREIDLDCCRRLKSFPEIMGEMKYMTSLLLKHTGIKALPSSIRYLINLESLGLFYCENLTDLPCSIYELQNLKVVCLDGCRKLVTFPNKEDSEVLPTYSKVSHDNRDSLSKRKRRSEGEFNLSKRMRRSEGSSLEPEPDTEFNSALPWLHQFLAIDSNLSNFDFLASLNLDKLDLSGSPIVILPECINKVVNLRRLFLSGCTSLVEIPELPPRIEWLVVRDCVSLERISKLSNIVERKESQIMIEMMDLTNCWRLCQNLVQMANKDDDDEVHADLFSRLLSSPQSKFRITFPVPRSEVPKWFSCQMDFKGHCRFEFWIETLANFRWDNTGLALAVAVDQKGQLDAYFEVYIQINEVYILDSEHSTKSDNVWLHYVPFLEMWPVGYMRPLPPFTCRVVIYQDWDSGSSIKSCGVHLVMPPNEDVCMKLIRAENLTSELSDDELELSDDEVDLSDDEVDQDLSED, encoded by the exons ATGGCCACCCAATTGAGAGCTTCTTCCTCATTATCTTCTGTTCCTTTTTCTACCCGTTCATACACACACGATGTGTTTCTGAGTTTCAGAGGCGAGGATACACGCTACAATTTTACAGGTCATTTACACAGAAATTTGGTTCAAAGGGGGATCAACACTTTcaaagatgatgatgatcttCCAAGAGGAGAGGAAATATCAGAAGCACTTCTCCGAGCCATTGAAGTATCAAAGCTCTCTCTCATTGTGTTCTCTGAAGACTATGCATCCTCAGAGTATTGTTTGGATGAACTAGTTCATATCCTTGAATGTAGAAGATCAAAGAACCAAATGGTTCGGCCAATCTTTTACAAAGTGGATCCATCGGACGTAGGACAGCAACGAGGTACATTTGGTAAGGCACTTGCAGAGCATGAGCGCAGATTCGAAGATGACAAGGTGTTAAGATGGAGAGCAGCTCTTTTAGAAGCGGCTAATTTGTCTGGGTGGCATTTCTCGAGCGG GTATGAATCTAAATTTATTGATATAATTGTTGAAGAGGTCTCTACACAACTAAAAGATCGTACCAATTTGGATGTGGCAAAGTGTCCGGTTGGGATAAACTCTCGCCTACAAGACATGCTTGAaattttagatgttaggggagGTGATCATATACGTATGGTAGGGATATGGGGAAGTGGTGGAATAGGGAAGACAACAATTGCTAAAGCTGTTTACAATACAGTTGCCCATGAGTTTGATGGTAGCTGCTTTTTGGCAAATGTTAGAGAAGGTTCAGAGCAATATGGAGGTTTAGTCAACCTACAAAACATCATTCTTTCAAAGATTCCAGGGGGCAAAGAACTGAAAGTAATCAATGTTGATGAAGGAATTACTTTGTTGCGGGAGAGGTTGAGATATAAAAGGATTCTTTtagttcttgatgatgtggatCAATCGGACCAGTTAGAGAAATTAGCTGGGAGACCAGATTGGTTTCACAGCGGTAGTAGAGTTATCATAACAACAAGAGATAGGCATTTGTTGATTGCTCATCGAGTGAGTCAAATATACAAGGCCCGGGGACTTAATCGTCATGAAGCTTGTGAGCTATTCCTTGAAAATGCCTTGATGACTAATAGAAATATGGATGATGATGAAAGACTCGCAGTTAACACTACTGTTGAATATGCTCAAGGCCTTCCATTAGCGCTGAAAGTTTTAGGTTCACATCTGTGCAGTAAACCTATACATCGGTGGCAAGCTTTATTAGATGGTCATAGAAGAAGTCCTCTTCAAGGCATTCAAAAGATTCTCAAAATCAGTTACGATGCACTGGAAGAACCAGAGAAAGAAATTTTCCTTCACATTGCATGCTTCTTCAAATATAAAAATAAGAACGATGTGATATCAATATTAGAAGGTTGTGGTTACAGCAACCCTATGTCTAGTATTGAAGTTCTTGAAGAAAAGGCCCTCCTAAATGTTGAACATTCTTATATTTTCATGCATGATTTGCTAGaagaaatgggaaaaaaaatagtTCATGAAGAGTCGCCTAAAGAGCCTGGTCGGCGCAGCAGATTGTGGTATCACAATGATGTTCTCCAAGTTCTAACAGAGAACACG GGAACAAGGACCATTGAAGGCATAATGGTAAAGATGCCAACCGCAGATGTGATACGCTTGAGTCCTAAATGCTTCAAAAACATGGGAAATCTTAAATTTTTTATAAACGTCAACGGACGGTTTTGTGGAAGGATTGATTATTTTCCGAAGCAGTTGCGGTTTCTTGATTGGCCTAATTGTCCGCTGAAATTTTTGCCCTCCGATTTTAATATGAAGAATCTGGTTCAACTTAGTATGCCTTGCAGCCGCATCTCACGTTTTGGAAAAGAATTCAAG AGCATGAAAAATCTGAAATCTTTAAATTTGAAGGAATGTAAATTCCTAGCACAAAGCCCAGACCTGTCTGGAAGCCCAAACTTAGAGTCGCTGGATCTAAGCTGTACAAGTTTAAAGAAGATTCACCCTTCGGTTGGATCCCTCCAAAAGCTTATTAGGCTGAATCTTGCAGGATGCTCAAACCTCGTGACGCTTCCTGAAAAAGTTAACTGGAGATCCCTCCGTGAGATTGATCTTGACTGTTGTAGAAGGCTGAAGAGTTTTCCtgaaattatgggagagatgaAATACATGACATCCTTGCTTCTAAAGCACACTGGCATCAAAGCATTGCCTTCATCCATTCGATATCTAATTAACCTTGAATCGTTGGGTTTATTTTATTGTGAAAACCTCACAGATCTACCTTGCAGCATTTATGAATTGCAAAATCTGAAGGTGGTTTGTTTGGACGGGTGCCGAAAACTAGTAACATTCCCAAATAAGGAGGACTCTGAAGTGCTTCCAACTTACTCAAAGGTTTCACATGACAACCGTGACTCTTTATCGAAAAGAAAGAGACGGAGTGAAGGTGAATTCAATTTATCGAAAAGAATGAGACGGAGTGAAGGCAGTTCATTGGAGCCAGAGCCAGACACTGAATTCAATTCGGCGCTTCCTTGGCTACATCAATTCTTGGCGATTGATTCcaatttgtctaattttgatttCCTCGCGTCCCTTAATTTAGATAAACTTGATTTATCAGGAAGCCCCATTGTTATTCTTCCCGAATGCATCAACAAAGTTGTCAACTTGAGGCGTCTCTTTTTGAGTGGCTGCACGAGTCTCGTAGAAATTCCAGAGCTTCCACCAAGGATTGAATGGTTGGTTGTGAGGGATTGCGTATCATTGGAAAGAATTTCGAAGTTGTCAAACATTGTGGAGCGTAAAGAATCACAAATAATGATTGAGATGATGGACTTGACTAATTGCTGGAGACTCTGTCAGAATTTGGTTCAGATGGCAAacaaggatgatgatgatgaggtgcACGCTGATCTCTTCTCTCGACTCCTATCTTCTCCGCAATCCAAATTCAGAATTACATTTCCAGTTCCAAGAAGCGAGGTTCCAAAGTGGTTCAGCTGTCAAATGGATTTCAAGGGGCATTGTCGGTTTGAATTTTGGATTGAAACACTTGCAAATTTCAGATGGGACAACACAGGATTGGCTCTCGCTGTTGCTGTTGATCAAAAGGGGCAATTAGACGCTTATTTTGAGGTCTATATTCAGATCAATGAGGTCTATATTCTCGACTCAGAGCATTCAACAAAGTCGGATAATGTGTGGCTGCACTATGTTCCCTTCCTTGAAATGTGGCCAGTTGGTTATATGCGTCCATTGCCCCCTTTTACGTGTCGAGTCGTTATTTATCAAGATTGGGACTCTGGCTCCTCCATAAAAAGCTGTGGTGTCCACCTTGTAATGCCACCCAATGAAGACGTTTGTATGAAGCTAATCCGTGCAGAGAACCTCACCAGTGAACTTTCTGATGATGAACTTGAACTTTCTGATGATGAAGTTGATCTTTCTGATGATGAAGTTGAT CAGGACCTCTCGGAGGACTGA
- the LOC133738793 gene encoding disease resistance protein RPV1-like isoform X3: protein MATQLRASSSLSSVPFSTRSYTHDVFLSFRGEDTRYNFTGHLHRNLVQRGINTFKDDDDLPRGEEISEALLRAIEVSKLSLIVFSEDYASSEYCLDELVHILECRRSKNQMVRPIFYKVDPSDVGQQRGTFGKALAEHERRFEDDKVLRWRAALLEAANLSGWHFSSGYESKFIDIIVEEVSTQLKDRTNLDVAKCPVGINSRLQDMLEILDVRGGDHIRMVGIWGSGGIGKTTIAKAVYNTVAHEFDGSCFLANVREGSEQYGGLVNLQNIILSKIPGGKELKVINVDEGITLLRERLRYKRILLVLDDVDQSDQLEKLAGRPDWFHSGSRVIITTRDRHLLIAHRVSQIYKARGLNRHEACELFLENALMTNRNMDDDERLAVNTTVEYAQGLPLALKVLGSHLCSKPIHRWQALLDGHRRSPLQGIQKILKISYDALEEPEKEIFLHIACFFKYKNKNDVISILEGCGYSNPMSSIEVLEEKALLNVEHSYIFMHDLLEEMGKKIVHEESPKEPGRRSRLWYHNDVLQVLTENTGTRTIEGIMVKMPTADVIRLSPKCFKNMGNLKFFINVNGRFCGRIDYFPKQLRFLDWPNCPLKFLPSDFNMKNLVQLSMPCSRISRFGKEFKSMKNLKSLNLKECKFLAQSPDLSGSPNLESLDLSCTSLKKIHPSVGSLQKLIRLNLAGCSNLVTLPEKVNWRSLREIDLDCCRRLKSFPEIMGEMKYMTSLLLKHTGIKALPSSIRYLINLESLGLFYCENLTDLPCSIYELQNLKVVCLDGCRKLVTFPNKEDSEVLPTYSKVSHDNRDSLSKRKRRSEGSSLEPEPDTEFNSALPWLHQFLAIDSNLSNFDFLASLNLDKLDLSGSPIVILPECINKVVNLRRLFLSGCTSLVEIPELPPRIEWLVVRDCVSLERISKLSNIVERKESQIMIEMMDLTNCWRLCQNLVQMANKDDDDEVHADLFSRLLSSPQSKFRITFPVPRSEVPKWFSCQMDFKGHCRFEFWIETLANFRWDNTGLALAVAVDQKGQLDAYFEVYIQINEVYILDSEHSTKSDNVWLHYVPFLEMWPVGYMRPLPPFTCRVVIYQDWDSGSSIKSCGVHLVMPPNEDVCMKLIRAENLTSELSDDELELSDDEVDLSDDEVDLSDDELEPHQDLSED, encoded by the exons ATGGCCACCCAATTGAGAGCTTCTTCCTCATTATCTTCTGTTCCTTTTTCTACCCGTTCATACACACACGATGTGTTTCTGAGTTTCAGAGGCGAGGATACACGCTACAATTTTACAGGTCATTTACACAGAAATTTGGTTCAAAGGGGGATCAACACTTTcaaagatgatgatgatcttCCAAGAGGAGAGGAAATATCAGAAGCACTTCTCCGAGCCATTGAAGTATCAAAGCTCTCTCTCATTGTGTTCTCTGAAGACTATGCATCCTCAGAGTATTGTTTGGATGAACTAGTTCATATCCTTGAATGTAGAAGATCAAAGAACCAAATGGTTCGGCCAATCTTTTACAAAGTGGATCCATCGGACGTAGGACAGCAACGAGGTACATTTGGTAAGGCACTTGCAGAGCATGAGCGCAGATTCGAAGATGACAAGGTGTTAAGATGGAGAGCAGCTCTTTTAGAAGCGGCTAATTTGTCTGGGTGGCATTTCTCGAGCGG GTATGAATCTAAATTTATTGATATAATTGTTGAAGAGGTCTCTACACAACTAAAAGATCGTACCAATTTGGATGTGGCAAAGTGTCCGGTTGGGATAAACTCTCGCCTACAAGACATGCTTGAaattttagatgttaggggagGTGATCATATACGTATGGTAGGGATATGGGGAAGTGGTGGAATAGGGAAGACAACAATTGCTAAAGCTGTTTACAATACAGTTGCCCATGAGTTTGATGGTAGCTGCTTTTTGGCAAATGTTAGAGAAGGTTCAGAGCAATATGGAGGTTTAGTCAACCTACAAAACATCATTCTTTCAAAGATTCCAGGGGGCAAAGAACTGAAAGTAATCAATGTTGATGAAGGAATTACTTTGTTGCGGGAGAGGTTGAGATATAAAAGGATTCTTTtagttcttgatgatgtggatCAATCGGACCAGTTAGAGAAATTAGCTGGGAGACCAGATTGGTTTCACAGCGGTAGTAGAGTTATCATAACAACAAGAGATAGGCATTTGTTGATTGCTCATCGAGTGAGTCAAATATACAAGGCCCGGGGACTTAATCGTCATGAAGCTTGTGAGCTATTCCTTGAAAATGCCTTGATGACTAATAGAAATATGGATGATGATGAAAGACTCGCAGTTAACACTACTGTTGAATATGCTCAAGGCCTTCCATTAGCGCTGAAAGTTTTAGGTTCACATCTGTGCAGTAAACCTATACATCGGTGGCAAGCTTTATTAGATGGTCATAGAAGAAGTCCTCTTCAAGGCATTCAAAAGATTCTCAAAATCAGTTACGATGCACTGGAAGAACCAGAGAAAGAAATTTTCCTTCACATTGCATGCTTCTTCAAATATAAAAATAAGAACGATGTGATATCAATATTAGAAGGTTGTGGTTACAGCAACCCTATGTCTAGTATTGAAGTTCTTGAAGAAAAGGCCCTCCTAAATGTTGAACATTCTTATATTTTCATGCATGATTTGCTAGaagaaatgggaaaaaaaatagtTCATGAAGAGTCGCCTAAAGAGCCTGGTCGGCGCAGCAGATTGTGGTATCACAATGATGTTCTCCAAGTTCTAACAGAGAACACG GGAACAAGGACCATTGAAGGCATAATGGTAAAGATGCCAACCGCAGATGTGATACGCTTGAGTCCTAAATGCTTCAAAAACATGGGAAATCTTAAATTTTTTATAAACGTCAACGGACGGTTTTGTGGAAGGATTGATTATTTTCCGAAGCAGTTGCGGTTTCTTGATTGGCCTAATTGTCCGCTGAAATTTTTGCCCTCCGATTTTAATATGAAGAATCTGGTTCAACTTAGTATGCCTTGCAGCCGCATCTCACGTTTTGGAAAAGAATTCAAG AGCATGAAAAATCTGAAATCTTTAAATTTGAAGGAATGTAAATTCCTAGCACAAAGCCCAGACCTGTCTGGAAGCCCAAACTTAGAGTCGCTGGATCTAAGCTGTACAAGTTTAAAGAAGATTCACCCTTCGGTTGGATCCCTCCAAAAGCTTATTAGGCTGAATCTTGCAGGATGCTCAAACCTCGTGACGCTTCCTGAAAAAGTTAACTGGAGATCCCTCCGTGAGATTGATCTTGACTGTTGTAGAAGGCTGAAGAGTTTTCCtgaaattatgggagagatgaAATACATGACATCCTTGCTTCTAAAGCACACTGGCATCAAAGCATTGCCTTCATCCATTCGATATCTAATTAACCTTGAATCGTTGGGTTTATTTTATTGTGAAAACCTCACAGATCTACCTTGCAGCATTTATGAATTGCAAAATCTGAAGGTGGTTTGTTTGGACGGGTGCCGAAAACTAGTAACATTCCCAAATAAGGAGGACTCTGAAGTGCTTCCAACTTACTCAAAGGTTTCACATGACAACCGTGACTCTTTATCGAAAAGAAAGAGACGGAGTGAAG GCAGTTCATTGGAGCCAGAGCCAGACACTGAATTCAATTCGGCGCTTCCTTGGCTACATCAATTCTTGGCGATTGATTCcaatttgtctaattttgatttCCTCGCGTCCCTTAATTTAGATAAACTTGATTTATCAGGAAGCCCCATTGTTATTCTTCCCGAATGCATCAACAAAGTTGTCAACTTGAGGCGTCTCTTTTTGAGTGGCTGCACGAGTCTCGTAGAAATTCCAGAGCTTCCACCAAGGATTGAATGGTTGGTTGTGAGGGATTGCGTATCATTGGAAAGAATTTCGAAGTTGTCAAACATTGTGGAGCGTAAAGAATCACAAATAATGATTGAGATGATGGACTTGACTAATTGCTGGAGACTCTGTCAGAATTTGGTTCAGATGGCAAacaaggatgatgatgatgaggtgcACGCTGATCTCTTCTCTCGACTCCTATCTTCTCCGCAATCCAAATTCAGAATTACATTTCCAGTTCCAAGAAGCGAGGTTCCAAAGTGGTTCAGCTGTCAAATGGATTTCAAGGGGCATTGTCGGTTTGAATTTTGGATTGAAACACTTGCAAATTTCAGATGGGACAACACAGGATTGGCTCTCGCTGTTGCTGTTGATCAAAAGGGGCAATTAGACGCTTATTTTGAGGTCTATATTCAGATCAATGAGGTCTATATTCTCGACTCAGAGCATTCAACAAAGTCGGATAATGTGTGGCTGCACTATGTTCCCTTCCTTGAAATGTGGCCAGTTGGTTATATGCGTCCATTGCCCCCTTTTACGTGTCGAGTCGTTATTTATCAAGATTGGGACTCTGGCTCCTCCATAAAAAGCTGTGGTGTCCACCTTGTAATGCCACCCAATGAAGACGTTTGTATGAAGCTAATCCGTGCAGAGAACCTCACCAGTGAACTTTCTGATGATGAACTTGAACTTTCTGATGATGAAGTTGATCTTTCTGATGATGAAGTTGATCTTTCTGATGATGAACTTGAACCTCATCAG GACCTCTCGGAGGACTGA
- the LOC133738793 gene encoding disease resistance protein RPV1-like isoform X1, whose product MATQLRASSSLSSVPFSTRSYTHDVFLSFRGEDTRYNFTGHLHRNLVQRGINTFKDDDDLPRGEEISEALLRAIEVSKLSLIVFSEDYASSEYCLDELVHILECRRSKNQMVRPIFYKVDPSDVGQQRGTFGKALAEHERRFEDDKVLRWRAALLEAANLSGWHFSSGYESKFIDIIVEEVSTQLKDRTNLDVAKCPVGINSRLQDMLEILDVRGGDHIRMVGIWGSGGIGKTTIAKAVYNTVAHEFDGSCFLANVREGSEQYGGLVNLQNIILSKIPGGKELKVINVDEGITLLRERLRYKRILLVLDDVDQSDQLEKLAGRPDWFHSGSRVIITTRDRHLLIAHRVSQIYKARGLNRHEACELFLENALMTNRNMDDDERLAVNTTVEYAQGLPLALKVLGSHLCSKPIHRWQALLDGHRRSPLQGIQKILKISYDALEEPEKEIFLHIACFFKYKNKNDVISILEGCGYSNPMSSIEVLEEKALLNVEHSYIFMHDLLEEMGKKIVHEESPKEPGRRSRLWYHNDVLQVLTENTGTRTIEGIMVKMPTADVIRLSPKCFKNMGNLKFFINVNGRFCGRIDYFPKQLRFLDWPNCPLKFLPSDFNMKNLVQLSMPCSRISRFGKEFKSMKNLKSLNLKECKFLAQSPDLSGSPNLESLDLSCTSLKKIHPSVGSLQKLIRLNLAGCSNLVTLPEKVNWRSLREIDLDCCRRLKSFPEIMGEMKYMTSLLLKHTGIKALPSSIRYLINLESLGLFYCENLTDLPCSIYELQNLKVVCLDGCRKLVTFPNKEDSEVLPTYSKVSHDNRDSLSKRKRRSEGEFNLSKRMRRSEGSSLEPEPDTEFNSALPWLHQFLAIDSNLSNFDFLASLNLDKLDLSGSPIVILPECINKVVNLRRLFLSGCTSLVEIPELPPRIEWLVVRDCVSLERISKLSNIVERKESQIMIEMMDLTNCWRLCQNLVQMANKDDDDEVHADLFSRLLSSPQSKFRITFPVPRSEVPKWFSCQMDFKGHCRFEFWIETLANFRWDNTGLALAVAVDQKGQLDAYFEVYIQINEVYILDSEHSTKSDNVWLHYVPFLEMWPVGYMRPLPPFTCRVVIYQDWDSGSSIKSCGVHLVMPPNEDVCMKLIRAENLTSELSDDELELSDDEVDLSDDEVDLSDDELEPHQDLSED is encoded by the exons ATGGCCACCCAATTGAGAGCTTCTTCCTCATTATCTTCTGTTCCTTTTTCTACCCGTTCATACACACACGATGTGTTTCTGAGTTTCAGAGGCGAGGATACACGCTACAATTTTACAGGTCATTTACACAGAAATTTGGTTCAAAGGGGGATCAACACTTTcaaagatgatgatgatcttCCAAGAGGAGAGGAAATATCAGAAGCACTTCTCCGAGCCATTGAAGTATCAAAGCTCTCTCTCATTGTGTTCTCTGAAGACTATGCATCCTCAGAGTATTGTTTGGATGAACTAGTTCATATCCTTGAATGTAGAAGATCAAAGAACCAAATGGTTCGGCCAATCTTTTACAAAGTGGATCCATCGGACGTAGGACAGCAACGAGGTACATTTGGTAAGGCACTTGCAGAGCATGAGCGCAGATTCGAAGATGACAAGGTGTTAAGATGGAGAGCAGCTCTTTTAGAAGCGGCTAATTTGTCTGGGTGGCATTTCTCGAGCGG GTATGAATCTAAATTTATTGATATAATTGTTGAAGAGGTCTCTACACAACTAAAAGATCGTACCAATTTGGATGTGGCAAAGTGTCCGGTTGGGATAAACTCTCGCCTACAAGACATGCTTGAaattttagatgttaggggagGTGATCATATACGTATGGTAGGGATATGGGGAAGTGGTGGAATAGGGAAGACAACAATTGCTAAAGCTGTTTACAATACAGTTGCCCATGAGTTTGATGGTAGCTGCTTTTTGGCAAATGTTAGAGAAGGTTCAGAGCAATATGGAGGTTTAGTCAACCTACAAAACATCATTCTTTCAAAGATTCCAGGGGGCAAAGAACTGAAAGTAATCAATGTTGATGAAGGAATTACTTTGTTGCGGGAGAGGTTGAGATATAAAAGGATTCTTTtagttcttgatgatgtggatCAATCGGACCAGTTAGAGAAATTAGCTGGGAGACCAGATTGGTTTCACAGCGGTAGTAGAGTTATCATAACAACAAGAGATAGGCATTTGTTGATTGCTCATCGAGTGAGTCAAATATACAAGGCCCGGGGACTTAATCGTCATGAAGCTTGTGAGCTATTCCTTGAAAATGCCTTGATGACTAATAGAAATATGGATGATGATGAAAGACTCGCAGTTAACACTACTGTTGAATATGCTCAAGGCCTTCCATTAGCGCTGAAAGTTTTAGGTTCACATCTGTGCAGTAAACCTATACATCGGTGGCAAGCTTTATTAGATGGTCATAGAAGAAGTCCTCTTCAAGGCATTCAAAAGATTCTCAAAATCAGTTACGATGCACTGGAAGAACCAGAGAAAGAAATTTTCCTTCACATTGCATGCTTCTTCAAATATAAAAATAAGAACGATGTGATATCAATATTAGAAGGTTGTGGTTACAGCAACCCTATGTCTAGTATTGAAGTTCTTGAAGAAAAGGCCCTCCTAAATGTTGAACATTCTTATATTTTCATGCATGATTTGCTAGaagaaatgggaaaaaaaatagtTCATGAAGAGTCGCCTAAAGAGCCTGGTCGGCGCAGCAGATTGTGGTATCACAATGATGTTCTCCAAGTTCTAACAGAGAACACG GGAACAAGGACCATTGAAGGCATAATGGTAAAGATGCCAACCGCAGATGTGATACGCTTGAGTCCTAAATGCTTCAAAAACATGGGAAATCTTAAATTTTTTATAAACGTCAACGGACGGTTTTGTGGAAGGATTGATTATTTTCCGAAGCAGTTGCGGTTTCTTGATTGGCCTAATTGTCCGCTGAAATTTTTGCCCTCCGATTTTAATATGAAGAATCTGGTTCAACTTAGTATGCCTTGCAGCCGCATCTCACGTTTTGGAAAAGAATTCAAG AGCATGAAAAATCTGAAATCTTTAAATTTGAAGGAATGTAAATTCCTAGCACAAAGCCCAGACCTGTCTGGAAGCCCAAACTTAGAGTCGCTGGATCTAAGCTGTACAAGTTTAAAGAAGATTCACCCTTCGGTTGGATCCCTCCAAAAGCTTATTAGGCTGAATCTTGCAGGATGCTCAAACCTCGTGACGCTTCCTGAAAAAGTTAACTGGAGATCCCTCCGTGAGATTGATCTTGACTGTTGTAGAAGGCTGAAGAGTTTTCCtgaaattatgggagagatgaAATACATGACATCCTTGCTTCTAAAGCACACTGGCATCAAAGCATTGCCTTCATCCATTCGATATCTAATTAACCTTGAATCGTTGGGTTTATTTTATTGTGAAAACCTCACAGATCTACCTTGCAGCATTTATGAATTGCAAAATCTGAAGGTGGTTTGTTTGGACGGGTGCCGAAAACTAGTAACATTCCCAAATAAGGAGGACTCTGAAGTGCTTCCAACTTACTCAAAGGTTTCACATGACAACCGTGACTCTTTATCGAAAAGAAAGAGACGGAGTGAAGGTGAATTCAATTTATCGAAAAGAATGAGACGGAGTGAAGGCAGTTCATTGGAGCCAGAGCCAGACACTGAATTCAATTCGGCGCTTCCTTGGCTACATCAATTCTTGGCGATTGATTCcaatttgtctaattttgatttCCTCGCGTCCCTTAATTTAGATAAACTTGATTTATCAGGAAGCCCCATTGTTATTCTTCCCGAATGCATCAACAAAGTTGTCAACTTGAGGCGTCTCTTTTTGAGTGGCTGCACGAGTCTCGTAGAAATTCCAGAGCTTCCACCAAGGATTGAATGGTTGGTTGTGAGGGATTGCGTATCATTGGAAAGAATTTCGAAGTTGTCAAACATTGTGGAGCGTAAAGAATCACAAATAATGATTGAGATGATGGACTTGACTAATTGCTGGAGACTCTGTCAGAATTTGGTTCAGATGGCAAacaaggatgatgatgatgaggtgcACGCTGATCTCTTCTCTCGACTCCTATCTTCTCCGCAATCCAAATTCAGAATTACATTTCCAGTTCCAAGAAGCGAGGTTCCAAAGTGGTTCAGCTGTCAAATGGATTTCAAGGGGCATTGTCGGTTTGAATTTTGGATTGAAACACTTGCAAATTTCAGATGGGACAACACAGGATTGGCTCTCGCTGTTGCTGTTGATCAAAAGGGGCAATTAGACGCTTATTTTGAGGTCTATATTCAGATCAATGAGGTCTATATTCTCGACTCAGAGCATTCAACAAAGTCGGATAATGTGTGGCTGCACTATGTTCCCTTCCTTGAAATGTGGCCAGTTGGTTATATGCGTCCATTGCCCCCTTTTACGTGTCGAGTCGTTATTTATCAAGATTGGGACTCTGGCTCCTCCATAAAAAGCTGTGGTGTCCACCTTGTAATGCCACCCAATGAAGACGTTTGTATGAAGCTAATCCGTGCAGAGAACCTCACCAGTGAACTTTCTGATGATGAACTTGAACTTTCTGATGATGAAGTTGATCTTTCTGATGATGAAGTTGATCTTTCTGATGATGAACTTGAACCTCATCAG GACCTCTCGGAGGACTGA